A genomic stretch from Edaphobacter aggregans includes:
- a CDS encoding class I SAM-dependent methyltransferase codes for MTQTKTRTANYDPIARPYQWLEYLTLGRTLERTRLHYLPTLTRQQHALVLGDGDGRFLARLLAQNPTLQADAVDTSAAMLQLLRQRCEAASPTASARLHTHQANALAFTPPTPQKYDLVVTHFFLDCLTQPELDTLVARITPTLTPGALWLLSDFRIPTGPMRLPAKLFVRSLYLGFRIITGLRTTHLPDHTTPFTKADLTRTAHHHLLAGILSTELWQTPSS; via the coding sequence ATGACACAGACCAAAACCAGAACCGCAAATTACGACCCCATAGCTCGCCCCTATCAATGGCTCGAATACCTAACCCTGGGCCGAACCCTCGAACGCACCCGCCTCCACTACCTCCCCACCCTCACCCGCCAACAACACGCCCTCGTCCTTGGAGACGGCGACGGCCGCTTCCTCGCCCGACTCCTCGCCCAAAACCCCACCCTCCAAGCCGACGCCGTAGACACCAGCGCCGCCATGCTCCAACTCCTCCGTCAGCGCTGCGAAGCAGCATCCCCCACCGCATCCGCACGCCTCCACACTCATCAGGCAAACGCCCTCGCCTTCACCCCACCCACCCCGCAAAAATACGACCTCGTCGTCACCCATTTCTTCCTCGACTGCCTCACCCAACCCGAACTCGACACCCTCGTCGCCCGCATCACTCCCACCCTCACCCCCGGAGCCCTCTGGCTTCTCTCCGACTTCCGCATCCCCACCGGCCCCATGCGTCTACCCGCGAAGCTCTTCGTCCGCAGTCTCTACCTCGGCTTCCGCATCATCACCGGCCTCCGCACCACGCATCTCCCCGACCACACAACGCCCTTCACCAAAGCCGACCTCACCCGCACAGCCCACCATCACCTCCTGGCCGGCATCCTCTCCACCGAACTCTGGCAAACTCCATCGTCTTAG
- a CDS encoding enterotoxin, producing MKRVGVAVVVVLSAVAGWSQGLVGFDGGKAVSEGAAGSVVVGNRAIAARCAGEGGLRVEVRDVAGNRAVQLGSPFRLLFADGSIVRAEQMRVVERPAVEGLKVDAGASRAAERIGGKGVRAVLEDDKSGLRVEWRLELRDGSEYVRQSVTFSAPQHDLAMRLVRLVDVRLPEVRVVGTVAGSPMVAGDFFLGFEHPLSVSRVVRGEAIGEIERTLPLPKGQSITYSSVVGVVPAGQMRRGFLTYVERERAHPYRTFLHYNSWYDMGFFTPYDEAMALDRVKAFGTELKVKRGVTMDSFLFDDGWDDHASLWSFNSGFPNGFVPIRDAAKEYGFAPGVWMSPWGGYSKPKQERVRFGAAAGFEIEDGGFALSGPKYYERFRDVCLKMMREQGVNQFKFDGTGNVNRVVPGSRFDSDFDAMIHLIGELREAKPDVYVNLTTGTTASPFWLRYADSIWRGGEDDDLAGVGTKRERWITYRDEQTYERVVAKGPLFPLNSLMLHGIIYAQYNKRLNDDPGDDFGNEVRSYFGSGTQLQEMYITPSLLTAKNWDVLAEAARWSRENAEVLKDTHWVGGDPAWLEVYGWASWSEGKSILVLRNPSDKAQGITLDVGEALELPLGAGRTFVARSPWKEDAGKLGVSVVAGTAHRFELKPFEVMTLELMGR from the coding sequence ATGAAGAGGGTTGGGGTTGCGGTGGTGGTGGTCTTGTCGGCGGTGGCGGGGTGGTCGCAGGGGTTGGTGGGGTTCGATGGAGGTAAGGCAGTTTCCGAGGGTGCGGCGGGAAGTGTGGTGGTGGGGAATCGGGCGATTGCTGCTCGGTGTGCGGGTGAGGGTGGATTGCGGGTTGAGGTGAGGGATGTTGCGGGGAATCGGGCGGTGCAGTTGGGGTCGCCGTTTAGGTTGCTGTTTGCTGATGGGTCGATTGTGCGGGCTGAGCAGATGCGGGTGGTGGAGCGTCCGGCGGTTGAGGGTTTGAAGGTGGATGCGGGGGCTTCGCGCGCGGCAGAGCGGATCGGGGGTAAGGGTGTTCGCGCGGTGCTTGAGGATGACAAGAGTGGGCTGCGGGTGGAGTGGCGGCTGGAGTTGCGGGATGGGTCGGAGTATGTGCGGCAGAGTGTTACGTTTTCTGCTCCGCAGCATGATTTGGCGATGCGGTTGGTGCGGTTGGTGGATGTGCGGTTGCCGGAGGTTCGGGTGGTGGGGACGGTGGCGGGGTCGCCGATGGTTGCGGGGGATTTTTTCCTGGGATTTGAGCATCCGCTTTCGGTGAGTCGAGTGGTGCGGGGCGAAGCGATTGGTGAGATCGAGAGGACGCTGCCGTTGCCGAAGGGGCAGTCGATTACTTACTCGTCGGTTGTGGGGGTTGTGCCTGCGGGGCAGATGCGGCGCGGGTTTCTGACGTATGTGGAGAGGGAGCGGGCGCATCCGTACAGGACTTTTCTGCACTACAACTCGTGGTACGACATGGGATTTTTTACGCCTTATGACGAGGCGATGGCGCTGGATCGGGTGAAGGCGTTTGGGACGGAGTTGAAGGTGAAGCGTGGGGTGACGATGGACTCGTTTTTGTTCGATGACGGGTGGGATGATCATGCTTCGCTTTGGAGTTTCAATAGTGGGTTTCCGAATGGGTTTGTGCCGATTCGCGATGCGGCGAAGGAGTATGGATTTGCGCCGGGCGTTTGGATGTCGCCGTGGGGTGGGTACTCGAAGCCGAAGCAGGAGAGGGTGAGGTTTGGTGCGGCGGCTGGGTTCGAGATTGAGGATGGCGGGTTTGCGCTGTCGGGGCCGAAGTACTATGAGCGGTTTCGCGATGTGTGTTTGAAGATGATGCGTGAGCAGGGCGTGAATCAGTTCAAGTTCGATGGGACGGGGAATGTGAATCGCGTTGTGCCGGGGAGCCGGTTCGATAGCGACTTTGACGCGATGATTCATTTGATCGGCGAGTTGCGAGAGGCTAAGCCGGATGTGTATGTGAATCTGACGACGGGGACTACGGCTTCGCCGTTCTGGCTGCGGTATGCCGATTCGATCTGGCGCGGGGGCGAGGATGACGATCTGGCTGGCGTGGGGACGAAGCGGGAGCGTTGGATTACGTATCGGGATGAGCAGACGTATGAGCGGGTGGTGGCGAAGGGGCCGCTGTTTCCGCTGAACTCGCTGATGCTGCATGGGATTATCTATGCGCAGTACAACAAGCGGCTGAATGATGATCCGGGGGATGATTTCGGGAATGAGGTGCGGTCGTATTTTGGGAGTGGGACGCAGTTGCAGGAGATGTATATAACGCCTTCGCTGCTGACGGCGAAGAACTGGGATGTGCTGGCCGAGGCGGCGCGGTGGTCTCGTGAGAATGCAGAAGTGTTGAAGGATACGCATTGGGTGGGGGGCGATCCGGCGTGGCTAGAGGTGTATGGGTGGGCTTCCTGGTCGGAGGGGAAGAGCATCCTGGTGCTGCGGAATCCTTCGGATAAGGCTCAGGGGATCACGCTGGATGTGGGCGAGGCGCTGGAGTTGCCGCTGGGTGCAGGGCGGACATTTGTTGCGCGGAGTCCATGGAAAGAGGATGCGGGGAAGCTGGGGGTGTCGGTGGTGGCGGGGACGGCGCATCGGTTTGAGTTGAAGCCGTTTGAGGTCATGACTCTGGAGTTGATGGGGCGGTAG
- a CDS encoding serine hydrolase domain-containing protein, with amino-acid sequence MAVLPCVAQNSLSTATAGQIDAAAKKVLEKSGVPSASVAVVKDGKIAYVKAYGMARLEPPIAADPSMQYSIGSISKQFTAALILFLVQEGKVTLDDPVGKFLPGLTRANEVTVRQVLSMTSGYQDFWPEDYVMTSMMKPTTPQQILDVWGKKPLDFEPGTQWQYSNTNYVIAGRIGEIVGGKPLIEQLQERIFKPLKMTGVFNSDASRLPANDPTGYYQHALGPLRPAPQEGRGWMFAAGELAMPASDLALWNISLMNRSLLAPASYDEMFTEVKLKDGTGSKYGLGVFVGDHDGHRTVFHDGEVSGFVSANMVLPNDKIAVTVLTNEDASSAAGTLVHQIVPLVLASASATAVDDSPATKAAEARALAIFTGLQEGKIDRSQLTQLASDYFTQEALDDFASSLKPLGTPTSFKQVSTSKRGGMVFRVFTAEFPGRSVRILVFEEPDGKLEQYLAIAPGS; translated from the coding sequence ATGGCAGTGTTGCCTTGCGTGGCTCAGAACTCTTTGTCGACGGCTACGGCGGGCCAGATTGATGCTGCTGCGAAGAAGGTGCTCGAGAAATCGGGTGTGCCCAGCGCGTCCGTCGCGGTGGTGAAGGATGGGAAGATTGCGTATGTGAAGGCCTATGGGATGGCGCGGCTGGAGCCTCCGATAGCGGCTGATCCGTCGATGCAGTATTCGATTGGGTCGATCAGCAAGCAGTTCACGGCGGCGCTGATTTTGTTTCTCGTGCAGGAAGGCAAGGTGACGCTGGATGATCCGGTGGGGAAGTTTCTGCCGGGGTTGACGCGGGCCAATGAGGTGACGGTGCGGCAGGTGTTGTCGATGACGTCGGGGTATCAGGACTTCTGGCCTGAAGACTATGTGATGACCTCGATGATGAAGCCCACTACGCCGCAACAGATTCTGGATGTGTGGGGAAAGAAGCCGCTGGACTTTGAGCCGGGCACGCAATGGCAGTACTCGAATACGAACTATGTGATTGCAGGACGGATTGGGGAGATCGTTGGAGGCAAGCCGCTGATTGAGCAATTGCAGGAGCGAATCTTCAAACCGTTGAAGATGACGGGAGTTTTTAATTCGGATGCGAGCAGGCTGCCGGCGAACGATCCTACAGGGTACTACCAGCATGCGCTGGGGCCGCTGCGTCCAGCACCGCAGGAGGGGAGGGGCTGGATGTTTGCCGCGGGTGAGTTGGCGATGCCGGCGAGCGATCTTGCGTTGTGGAACATCAGTCTGATGAATCGGTCGCTGCTGGCTCCGGCTTCGTACGACGAGATGTTCACCGAGGTGAAGCTGAAGGACGGCACAGGCAGCAAGTATGGGTTGGGTGTGTTCGTTGGAGATCACGATGGACATCGCACTGTGTTCCATGATGGTGAAGTGTCGGGTTTTGTCTCAGCGAATATGGTTCTTCCAAACGACAAAATCGCTGTAACGGTGCTGACGAACGAGGACGCTTCCAGTGCGGCGGGTACCCTGGTTCACCAGATTGTGCCTCTGGTGCTTGCTAGTGCTTCTGCCACTGCTGTCGATGACTCCCCTGCAACAAAAGCTGCGGAGGCGCGGGCATTGGCGATCTTCACTGGCCTGCAGGAGGGGAAGATCGACCGGTCGCAGTTGACGCAGCTAGCGAGTGATTATTTTACGCAGGAGGCGCTGGATGATTTTGCCTCGAGCCTGAAGCCGCTGGGTACGCCGACCAGCTTCAAGCAGGTTTCGACGTCAAAGCGTGGCGGGATGGTGTTCCGGGTGTTTACGGCTGAGTTTCCGGGGAGGTCGGTGCGCATCCTGGTGTTTGAGGAGCCGGATGGGAAGCTTGAGCAATATCTGGCGATTGCTCCTGGAAGTTGA
- a CDS encoding YtxH domain-containing protein, with product MADNDNGVSGLGWFLAGLGVGALVGVLYAPKSGKETRDDLVASAMDAKEKAAVLAQQGRERAAQYAEQGKQQFGEYVDRGKEYYDRGRTQWSQYVEKGKGLVQEHQSKVAAAIDAGKDAYIHATHDNPST from the coding sequence ATGGCAGACAACGACAATGGTGTAAGCGGATTGGGATGGTTTCTTGCAGGGCTCGGCGTTGGCGCGCTGGTTGGAGTTCTCTATGCGCCGAAGTCGGGCAAGGAGACGCGCGATGACCTGGTAGCGAGTGCGATGGACGCCAAGGAGAAGGCTGCCGTGCTGGCGCAGCAGGGGCGTGAGCGTGCCGCTCAGTATGCGGAGCAGGGCAAGCAGCAGTTTGGCGAGTATGTCGATCGCGGCAAGGAGTACTATGACCGCGGGCGTACGCAATGGTCCCAGTATGTCGAGAAGGGTAAGGGATTGGTGCAGGAGCATCAGAGCAAGGTCGCGGCGGCGATTGATGCGGGTAAGGATGCGTATATTCACGCGACTCACGACAACCCGTCAACCTAG
- a CDS encoding glycoside hydrolase family 57 protein yields MTKASPNSAQRPKGFLTLTLHAHLPYVVNHGTWPHGMEWLHEAAAETYLPFLRMLGNLERDNIRFNCNLNLSPILLEQLSHPVFIAEFPNYLTRKIVAAREDEAYFIQAGESHLAETARFWHRFFSTALDDFNALDGNIIAGFRHFNDIGLIEIITCGATHGYMPLLGTDESVRAQIRLAVDTHIRHIGKHPRGIWSPECGYRPAGFWNYPVPFADGAPMPAGFDRIGVEQALSESDIDFFFVDTHLVEESQRIPSPYELLKGSVPRDLQTEQMTHGPHRSLYQPYYVDGPYDKRYATTIFPRDPKTGIQVWSGDTGYPGDAVYLDFHKKRWPGGHRYWRVTGSKVDMGDKQPYYPQEAAERTKAHASNFVHLVYEALKSGFNDTIPPILCSPFDAELFGHWWFEGALWLEAIARILHDYDTGIQLISGSEYLDQYPRAGFIAMHEGSWGAEGNNHVWMNPDTSWTYTHIYPAELYAREVCTVGHWRNSPLGKRIAQQLCRELLLLESSDWQFLITTGAARDYAEIRFLTHNDQFNEIKTIYQTFEANGRLTVAQEARLAEIELRDTVFPNIDPGLWAAGAKQEGHIQAPTFPPAIPPASAPAPAPAVAYAKSEPID; encoded by the coding sequence TTGACGAAGGCATCCCCAAATTCTGCGCAGCGTCCCAAAGGATTTCTCACCCTCACCCTGCACGCGCATCTGCCCTATGTCGTCAACCACGGTACCTGGCCCCATGGCATGGAGTGGCTGCATGAGGCTGCCGCCGAGACCTATCTCCCCTTTCTAAGAATGCTGGGTAACCTGGAGCGTGACAACATCCGCTTCAATTGCAACCTCAATCTCTCCCCCATCCTCCTCGAGCAGCTCTCGCACCCGGTCTTCATCGCCGAGTTCCCCAACTACCTCACCCGCAAGATCGTCGCTGCTCGCGAAGACGAGGCCTACTTCATCCAGGCTGGCGAATCTCACCTCGCCGAAACCGCCCGCTTCTGGCACCGCTTCTTCTCCACCGCCCTCGACGACTTCAATGCCCTCGACGGCAACATCATCGCCGGCTTCCGTCACTTCAACGACATCGGCCTCATCGAGATCATCACCTGCGGAGCCACTCACGGCTACATGCCCTTACTAGGCACCGATGAGTCTGTCCGCGCCCAGATTCGCCTCGCCGTTGACACCCACATTCGCCACATCGGCAAACACCCCAGAGGTATCTGGTCCCCCGAGTGCGGCTACCGTCCCGCGGGCTTCTGGAACTACCCCGTCCCCTTCGCCGACGGTGCCCCGATGCCTGCAGGCTTCGACCGCATCGGCGTTGAGCAGGCCCTCTCAGAATCCGACATCGACTTTTTCTTCGTCGACACCCATCTCGTCGAAGAATCTCAGCGCATCCCCTCACCCTACGAACTTCTCAAGGGTTCCGTCCCTCGCGACCTGCAGACCGAGCAGATGACGCACGGTCCGCACCGCAGCCTCTACCAGCCCTATTACGTCGACGGCCCTTACGACAAGCGCTACGCCACCACCATCTTCCCCCGCGACCCCAAGACCGGCATACAGGTCTGGTCCGGCGACACTGGCTATCCTGGCGACGCCGTCTACCTCGACTTCCACAAGAAGCGCTGGCCCGGCGGTCACCGCTACTGGCGTGTCACCGGCTCCAAAGTCGACATGGGCGACAAGCAGCCCTACTATCCGCAGGAAGCTGCCGAGCGAACCAAAGCTCACGCCTCCAACTTCGTCCATCTCGTCTACGAAGCCCTCAAGTCTGGCTTCAACGACACTATCCCGCCCATTCTCTGCTCCCCCTTCGACGCCGAGCTCTTCGGCCACTGGTGGTTCGAGGGAGCCCTCTGGCTCGAAGCCATCGCCCGCATCCTCCACGACTACGACACCGGCATCCAGCTCATCAGCGGCTCCGAATACCTCGATCAGTACCCTCGCGCCGGCTTCATCGCCATGCACGAAGGCTCCTGGGGCGCCGAGGGCAACAACCATGTCTGGATGAACCCCGACACCTCCTGGACCTACACCCACATCTACCCCGCCGAGCTCTACGCCCGCGAAGTCTGCACTGTAGGCCACTGGCGCAACTCCCCTCTGGGCAAGCGCATAGCGCAACAGCTCTGCCGCGAACTTCTCCTCCTCGAATCCTCCGACTGGCAGTTCCTCATCACCACCGGAGCCGCCCGCGACTACGCCGAGATCCGTTTCCTCACCCACAACGACCAGTTCAACGAAATCAAAACCATCTACCAGACCTTCGAAGCCAATGGTCGCCTCACCGTAGCTCAAGAGGCCCGTCTCGCCGAAATCGAACTCCGCGACACGGTCTTCCCCAACATCGACCCCGGCCTATGGGCCGCCGGAGCCAAACAAGAGGGCCACATACAAGCCCCCACGTTTCCGCCGGCGATCCCACCCGCATCGGCTCCTGCACCCGCTCCAGCCGTAGCCTACGCCAAGTCCGAACCCATCGACTAG
- a CDS encoding SRPBCC domain-containing protein, producing the protein MATSLVGVDERVDAGIKLEMVRVIRASRRRVFDAWTRPETIRLWFTPGTMTVADAGMDARVGGEWRLLLNGECVDGERQDEKRQTLVTGRYTRVDPYDVLAFTWRNPTIVEEESLVTIELKDVEGGTELKLTHERFLTEASRDQHASGWESALDKLQAFFAV; encoded by the coding sequence ATGGCAACTAGTTTGGTCGGGGTCGATGAGCGGGTTGATGCGGGCATAAAGCTGGAGATGGTGCGAGTGATTCGGGCGAGTCGACGGAGGGTGTTTGACGCATGGACTCGTCCGGAGACGATACGGCTGTGGTTCACTCCGGGGACGATGACGGTTGCTGATGCCGGCATGGATGCGCGTGTGGGCGGCGAATGGCGGCTGTTGCTGAATGGCGAGTGCGTAGACGGTGAGCGGCAGGATGAGAAGAGGCAGACGCTGGTGACCGGCCGTTATACGAGGGTGGATCCTTACGACGTTCTGGCGTTTACGTGGAGGAATCCGACGATTGTGGAGGAGGAATCGCTGGTAACGATCGAGCTAAAGGACGTGGAAGGTGGAACCGAGCTGAAGCTAACGCATGAGCGCTTCCTCACGGAGGCGTCGCGCGATCAGCATGCCTCTGGCTGGGAGAGTGCGCTGGATAAGTTGCAGGCGTTTTTTGCGGTTTAA
- the mnmA gene encoding tRNA 2-thiouridine(34) synthase MnmA translates to MSHEPNNTIAVAMSGGVDSSAVAALLRSQGHELVGLTLQLWNQRRLAGHEGMPEAVQGRCCSIDDVYDARHVAEQLDIPYYVVNQQERFEADVVKPFVSEYLAGRTPIPCTLCNNHLKFDQLLTTARQIGADRIATGHYARNHFDESRQRWILSRPADHSKDQTYFLFGLTQEQLSRTLFPLGEMQKPAVRVMASEAGLDVATKPDSQEICFIPGGDYNTFLKAYLDEQNQPLPDTAGELVTTTGEVIGHHQGIQSFTVGQRKGLGLTSTNPLYVLSIHPDSHQVTVGADEELFSRDLYANRLNWISIPDLTEGEEIRVSIKIRHRHTPALATLRRAGDDLVHAIFDEPQRAITPGQSSVFYQEDEVVGGGWITQPPKI, encoded by the coding sequence ATGAGCCATGAGCCTAACAACACGATCGCAGTCGCCATGTCCGGAGGAGTCGACTCTTCCGCCGTCGCCGCGTTGCTGCGCTCGCAGGGTCACGAGCTCGTAGGCCTCACCCTCCAGCTCTGGAATCAGCGCCGACTCGCCGGACACGAGGGCATGCCCGAAGCCGTTCAGGGCCGCTGCTGCTCCATCGACGACGTCTACGACGCTCGCCACGTGGCCGAGCAGCTCGACATCCCCTACTACGTCGTCAACCAGCAGGAGCGCTTCGAAGCCGACGTCGTGAAGCCCTTCGTCAGCGAGTACCTCGCCGGACGCACCCCCATCCCCTGCACCCTCTGCAACAACCACCTCAAGTTCGATCAGCTCCTCACAACCGCCCGCCAGATCGGCGCCGACCGCATCGCCACCGGCCACTACGCCCGCAACCACTTCGACGAATCTCGTCAGCGCTGGATCCTCTCCCGCCCTGCCGACCACTCCAAGGACCAGACCTACTTCCTCTTCGGCCTCACGCAGGAACAGCTCTCTCGCACCCTCTTCCCCCTCGGCGAGATGCAGAAGCCAGCAGTCCGCGTCATGGCCTCCGAAGCCGGCCTCGATGTAGCCACCAAGCCCGACTCGCAGGAGATCTGCTTCATCCCCGGCGGCGACTACAACACCTTTCTCAAGGCCTACCTCGATGAGCAGAACCAGCCCCTACCCGACACCGCGGGCGAACTCGTTACCACCACCGGCGAAGTCATCGGCCACCATCAGGGCATCCAGTCTTTCACCGTAGGCCAACGCAAGGGTCTCGGCCTCACCAGCACCAATCCGCTCTACGTCCTCTCCATCCACCCCGACTCGCACCAGGTCACCGTAGGCGCAGACGAAGAACTCTTCTCCCGCGACCTCTACGCCAACCGCCTCAACTGGATCTCAATCCCCGACCTAACCGAAGGCGAAGAGATCCGCGTCTCCATCAAGATTCGCCACCGCCACACTCCCGCCCTGGCCACCCTCCGCCGCGCAGGCGACGACCTCGTCCACGCCATCTTCGACGAGCCACAGCGCGCCATCACGCCCGGCCAGTCCTCCGTCTTCTATCAGGAAGATGAAGTAGTAGGCGGCGGTTGGATCACGCAACCACCGAAAATTTAG
- a CDS encoding BON domain-containing protein: protein MSVQRILSAPRTIATVTALSLALAFSGCKSSTPATDDATLGTALQSRIAGDSALSAESIQATVQNGVATLNGNVSSEAARSLAAADAAQVAGIRTVVNNLTVQQPAPTVAAVTPTPAPLPPPAAPKKTPAPRPAPPARQPAPVERPEPAPVAVQTPPPAPAPAPPPAPVTPPPPTFKNVTIPSGTTIPVRITQTLDSATTQQGQSFSGTVATDVMSDGLVAIRQGTAVSGRVSAVQEAAHYKGNSLLTVELVSINRHGESLAVTTDPYSVQGKGRGANTAAKVGGGAAVGAILGGIIGGGKGAAIGAASGGGLGAGANTITRGQQVQIPSESLVNFKLTNTLAIRVSTSNTLSTAATETQGQRRPINPSQTQDQPQ, encoded by the coding sequence ATGTCCGTCCAACGCATTCTCTCCGCACCACGCACCATAGCCACCGTCACCGCGCTCTCGCTGGCCCTGGCCTTCTCAGGCTGCAAAAGCTCCACACCCGCCACTGACGACGCCACCCTCGGCACAGCGCTTCAAAGCCGCATCGCAGGTGACAGCGCTCTCAGTGCTGAATCCATCCAGGCCACCGTACAAAACGGCGTTGCCACTCTCAACGGCAACGTGAGCAGCGAAGCCGCCCGTTCACTCGCCGCCGCCGACGCTGCCCAGGTAGCCGGAATCCGCACCGTCGTCAACAACCTGACCGTCCAGCAGCCTGCTCCAACCGTAGCCGCAGTCACCCCGACGCCGGCTCCGCTCCCCCCTCCCGCAGCTCCGAAGAAAACCCCGGCTCCCAGGCCAGCACCTCCAGCACGTCAACCCGCGCCAGTCGAGCGCCCAGAGCCCGCACCCGTAGCAGTTCAGACGCCCCCTCCCGCTCCCGCTCCGGCTCCGCCCCCAGCTCCAGTTACTCCTCCGCCGCCAACATTCAAGAACGTAACCATCCCCTCCGGAACCACAATCCCCGTCCGGATCACTCAGACGCTTGACAGCGCAACGACCCAGCAGGGCCAGTCCTTCTCCGGCACGGTTGCCACAGACGTCATGTCCGACGGCCTCGTCGCCATCCGTCAGGGCACCGCTGTATCCGGCCGAGTCTCCGCCGTGCAGGAAGCCGCCCACTACAAGGGCAACTCCCTCCTCACCGTTGAACTCGTCAGCATCAATCGCCACGGCGAATCGCTTGCCGTCACCACCGACCCCTACAGCGTCCAGGGCAAGGGTCGCGGCGCGAACACAGCAGCCAAAGTCGGCGGCGGGGCAGCCGTCGGAGCCATCCTCGGCGGCATCATCGGCGGCGGAAAAGGTGCGGCCATCGGTGCTGCATCCGGCGGCGGCTTAGGTGCCGGAGCCAACACCATCACCCGAGGCCAGCAGGTTCAGATCCCCTCCGAGAGCCTGGTCAACTTCAAGCTCACCAACACGCTTGCCATCCGCGTCTCCACCTCCAACACCCTCAGCACGGCAGCAACGGAGACTCAGGGTCAACGCCGCCCCATAAACCCATCGCAAACGCAGGACCAGCCTCAGTAG
- a CDS encoding ArsR/SmtB family transcription factor produces the protein MVKSNAVRLDSIFHALSDSTRRSILRDVSAKEKTVGEVAKPYAMSLAAVSKHLKVLEEAELIARERRGSFQIVRLKAKSLRPAEEWLAFYEKFWSEKIDSLQRYLEEGEDDGN, from the coding sequence ATGGTTAAGTCTAATGCAGTACGGCTTGATTCAATCTTTCATGCGTTGTCTGACTCGACTCGGCGGTCGATCCTGCGGGATGTCTCTGCGAAGGAGAAGACCGTTGGTGAGGTAGCGAAGCCTTATGCGATGTCGTTGGCTGCGGTGTCGAAGCACTTGAAGGTGCTGGAGGAGGCTGAGTTGATTGCGCGGGAGAGACGAGGAAGTTTTCAGATTGTGCGGTTGAAAGCGAAGAGCCTGAGGCCGGCGGAGGAGTGGCTGGCCTTCTACGAAAAGTTCTGGAGCGAGAAGATCGATTCGCTGCAGCGTTACCTGGAAGAAGGAGAGGACGATGGCAACTAG
- a CDS encoding SRPBCC domain-containing protein — translation MATSVVENQTAKAEKLKVEMTRVIKASRQRVFDAWTRPEMIRQWFGPGPISITEADTDTRVDGEYSISTRGVVKPGEVERSGHVTGRYVRVEPYDLVAFTWKATWSPDEESLVTVMLRDVEGGTEMKLVHEGFATAESHQGHSYGWSNGLDKLQRLLETN, via the coding sequence ATGGCGACAAGCGTAGTTGAGAATCAGACGGCGAAGGCAGAGAAGTTGAAGGTCGAGATGACACGGGTGATCAAGGCGAGTCGGCAGAGAGTATTCGATGCATGGACCCGACCGGAGATGATTCGGCAGTGGTTTGGGCCGGGGCCGATATCCATCACTGAGGCGGATACGGATACCCGAGTGGATGGGGAGTACAGCATCTCGACGCGGGGCGTTGTGAAGCCGGGAGAAGTGGAGCGCTCGGGTCACGTCACGGGGAGATATGTTCGTGTCGAGCCATATGACCTGGTGGCGTTTACGTGGAAGGCAACCTGGTCTCCGGACGAGGAGTCGCTGGTGACCGTTATGCTGCGGGATGTTGAAGGCGGAACGGAGATGAAGCTGGTGCATGAAGGATTCGCTACGGCTGAGTCGCATCAGGGACATTCGTACGGCTGGTCGAATGGGCTCGACAAGCTGCAACGGCTGCTTGAGACCAACTGA